One genomic segment of Pseudoalteromonas sp. GCY includes these proteins:
- the coaD gene encoding pantetheine-phosphate adenylyltransferase, translated as MKVIALYPGTFDPLTNGHEDLIKRAAKMFDTVILAIAHNPNKQPCFSLEQRVALAEEILKSHKNVKVIGFSGLLVDLAKEQKANVLIRGIRAVSDFDYEFQLANMNRRLHPDLESVFLTPSEKNSFISSTLVKEVALHKGNVSEFVHPLVAKALEEKLHG; from the coding sequence ATGAAAGTCATCGCCCTCTACCCTGGCACATTTGATCCCCTCACTAATGGACATGAAGACTTAATCAAACGTGCAGCAAAAATGTTTGATACCGTGATCTTGGCAATTGCCCATAACCCAAATAAACAGCCTTGTTTCTCACTAGAGCAACGTGTTGCTTTGGCTGAAGAAATTTTAAAGTCACATAAAAATGTAAAGGTGATTGGGTTTTCAGGATTACTCGTTGATTTAGCAAAAGAGCAAAAAGCCAACGTGCTGATCCGCGGCATTCGCGCAGTGTCTGACTTTGACTATGAGTTCCAGCTGGCTAATATGAATCGCCGTTTACATCCTGATTTGGAAAGCGTATTTTTAACGCCATCTGAAAAGAATTCATTTATCTCGTCAACTTTAGTAAAAGAAGTTGCACTTCATAAAGGCAATGTCAGTGAATTTGTTCACCCGCTGGTTGCCAAAGCTTTAGAGGAAAAACTACACGGATGA
- a CDS encoding capsule assembly Wzi family protein has translation MKKCLLSLAVLVGTYAHASPWIEVSQSELKHSIDLLVAEGVINRPVNQYPLLWSGIVNDLAAIDDGNLSETASFALAHLRHALKQAKRERYSSIKAHFNGAEERSTGFGERQNERSGLRTYGIITGGAVSAKIAVNYADEGQDGKYVNHHGSHLAVLFGNWSLSAERLSYWWGPSNENALMLSNNAAPMKAVRLSRANNNYIGPSFLSFVGPWQVTAIMAKQRPSIASKKDGDFWGFRAAAFPIQGLELGFSTTSSDFVYQQQNLESEKQTQRLTSVDFKYSTRLANQPLALYGEFAGNNDSGALPSNPMYTLGIESYWGGKDYRLKSFIEYSDTSIDCKDELKLALCPRDNTVDSANYRERDLWLGASSGLDAKNLTFALDYFSTDGIGAYAKLKRVEFDTLDVERNQVELGYQQGVFGALAKIGVKAWQDKSQEEDESHAALTLSVEYQF, from the coding sequence ATGAAAAAGTGCCTATTATCCCTAGCCGTATTGGTTGGAACATATGCGCACGCTTCACCTTGGATAGAGGTGTCGCAAAGTGAGCTTAAACACAGCATAGATTTACTGGTTGCAGAAGGCGTGATAAATCGCCCGGTTAATCAATATCCTCTGCTGTGGAGCGGCATTGTTAATGACCTTGCTGCTATTGATGACGGAAATCTCTCTGAAACCGCAAGCTTTGCATTGGCACATTTACGCCATGCACTAAAACAAGCAAAAAGAGAAAGATACAGTAGTATAAAAGCACATTTTAACGGTGCTGAAGAGCGCTCAACAGGCTTTGGCGAACGTCAAAATGAACGTTCTGGCTTGCGTACTTATGGCATTATTACCGGCGGTGCTGTTAGCGCTAAAATTGCGGTTAACTACGCAGATGAAGGCCAAGATGGAAAATACGTTAATCACCACGGCAGCCACCTCGCAGTGCTGTTTGGTAATTGGTCTCTCAGCGCTGAGCGACTAAGCTACTGGTGGGGACCGAGCAACGAAAATGCGCTGATGCTTTCAAACAACGCAGCCCCCATGAAGGCGGTTCGTTTAAGTCGTGCCAATAACAACTACATTGGACCGAGCTTTCTCTCTTTCGTTGGTCCTTGGCAAGTGACGGCCATTATGGCAAAACAACGCCCAAGTATAGCCAGTAAAAAGGATGGCGATTTTTGGGGGTTTAGAGCGGCAGCTTTTCCAATTCAGGGGTTAGAGCTTGGCTTTAGTACAACATCCAGCGACTTTGTTTATCAACAACAAAACCTTGAAAGCGAAAAGCAAACGCAACGCCTCACCAGCGTTGACTTCAAATATTCCACTAGGCTAGCTAATCAACCGCTCGCTTTATACGGTGAGTTTGCAGGCAATAACGACAGTGGTGCGTTACCAAGCAATCCAATGTACACCCTAGGTATTGAAAGTTATTGGGGTGGTAAAGACTATCGTCTCAAAAGCTTTATTGAATACTCAGATACAAGTATTGATTGTAAAGACGAGCTAAAGCTCGCGCTTTGCCCAAGAGACAATACAGTAGATTCAGCGAACTATCGTGAACGCGACCTTTGGCTTGGAGCAAGCTCGGGATTGGACGCTAAAAACCTCACTTTCGCGTTAGATTACTTCAGCACAGATGGCATTGGTGCTTATGCCAAGCTAAAACGAGTTGAATTTGACACATTAGACGTTGAGCGAAACCAGGTCGAGCTCGGTTACCAACAAGGTGTGTTTGGCGCGCTTGCTAAAATTGGTGTAAAGGCATGGCAAGATAAGTCTCAGGAAGAAGACGAAAGCCACGCAGCACTTACATTGAGCGTGGAATATCAGTTTTAA
- the argH gene encoding argininosuccinate lyase yields MALWGGRFSSGPDEAFKQFNDSLPFDYQLAEQDIVGSIAWAGALKQVDVLTESEHQQIISALKLLLDEVIADPRSVATAGHEDIHSYVEAKLIDKVGDLGKKLHTGRSRNDQVATDFRLWSRKTAQQLLVALSSLKQALVTLAEQELGTILPGYTHLQRAQPVLFSHWCMAYVEMIERDESRLNNALERLNVCPLGSGALAGTAYPIDREVLAVNLGFREASRNSLDAVSDRDFVVELLSCASISMMHLSRFAEDLIFYNSGESGFIDLADSVTSGSSLMPQKKNPDALELIRGKTGRVFGAFSGMMMTLKALPLAYNKDMQEDKEGLFDAMPTWLACIHMAEACVKGIKVNGDKTLAAAKGGHANATELADYLVAKGIPFREGHHVVGELVQLAISKGQNLEDLSLEEFQQVSAVIAEDVYPVLEIDACIAARKALGGTSLPQVTSAIKTAKKKQKILVRDANLDDVEAIAGLIQYWAKVGENLPRAKSDMIHSINEFAVTEVDGKVTGCASLYIYDTGLAEIRSLGVNPESEIKGQGQLLVEHLLVKAKKLALNRIIVLTRVPGFFMKQGFNNCTKDSLPEKVMKDCELCLRKDNCDEIAMDFIIKQTSSLSIPCKFVA; encoded by the coding sequence ATGGCATTATGGGGCGGCCGTTTTTCATCAGGTCCTGATGAGGCATTTAAGCAATTTAATGATTCTCTGCCATTTGATTATCAATTGGCAGAGCAAGATATTGTTGGCTCTATCGCGTGGGCGGGTGCGCTAAAGCAAGTAGATGTATTAACTGAAAGCGAACATCAGCAGATCATTTCAGCGCTGAAACTGCTTTTGGATGAAGTGATTGCTGATCCGCGTAGTGTAGCAACTGCGGGACATGAGGATATTCATTCTTATGTTGAAGCTAAACTTATCGACAAAGTGGGTGATTTAGGTAAAAAGCTGCACACAGGTCGAAGCCGTAACGACCAAGTAGCCACTGACTTTAGACTGTGGAGTCGTAAAACGGCGCAGCAACTGCTTGTGGCACTGAGTTCACTAAAGCAAGCTCTAGTAACACTCGCAGAGCAGGAACTTGGTACTATTTTGCCAGGGTACACCCATTTACAGCGTGCTCAGCCAGTACTCTTTAGTCATTGGTGCATGGCCTACGTTGAGATGATTGAACGTGATGAGTCGCGCTTAAATAATGCGCTTGAAAGGTTAAACGTGTGTCCGCTTGGCTCAGGTGCACTTGCGGGGACTGCTTATCCTATCGACCGTGAAGTGTTGGCCGTTAACCTTGGCTTTAGAGAAGCTTCTCGTAATAGTTTAGATGCGGTCTCTGATCGTGACTTTGTGGTTGAGCTACTCAGTTGCGCGTCTATTTCCATGATGCATTTATCTCGTTTTGCTGAAGATTTGATCTTTTACAATTCTGGTGAATCTGGCTTTATTGATTTGGCCGATAGCGTGACGTCCGGCTCATCCTTGATGCCACAGAAAAAGAATCCTGACGCCTTAGAGTTGATCCGTGGCAAAACAGGCCGAGTTTTTGGCGCCTTTAGCGGCATGATGATGACGCTTAAAGCTTTGCCTTTGGCCTACAACAAAGACATGCAGGAAGACAAAGAAGGCCTATTTGATGCCATGCCAACTTGGCTTGCGTGTATTCATATGGCTGAAGCATGTGTTAAAGGAATTAAGGTTAATGGTGATAAAACGTTAGCGGCGGCAAAAGGTGGTCACGCCAATGCGACAGAGCTTGCTGATTATCTCGTTGCTAAGGGGATCCCGTTTAGGGAAGGTCACCACGTCGTCGGTGAATTAGTGCAGTTGGCAATTAGTAAGGGGCAAAACCTCGAGGATCTGAGCTTAGAAGAATTCCAGCAAGTCAGCGCAGTAATTGCAGAGGATGTCTACCCTGTACTCGAAATTGACGCTTGTATTGCCGCTCGTAAAGCATTAGGCGGCACCTCATTGCCACAAGTAACCAGTGCCATTAAAACGGCAAAAAAAAAGCAAAAAATCCTAGTACGTGATGCCAATTTAGATGATGTTGAAGCGATTGCAGGATTGATTCAATACTGGGCTAAAGTAGGTGAGAACCTACCGCGAGCGAAAAGTGACATGATCCATAGTATCAATGAGTTTGCGGTGACAGAGGTCGATGGCAAAGTGACCGGGTGTGCATCTTTGTATATTTACGACACTGGGCTTGCTGAAATCCGCTCTTTGGGCGTAAACCCCGAAAGCGAAATAAAGGGACAAGGGCAACTTTTAGTCGAGCATTTGCTAGTGAAAGCCAAAAAATTGGCACTCAATCGTATAATTGTGCTAACTAGAGTGCCGGGCTTCTTTATGAAACAAGGTTTTAACAACTGTACCAAAGATAGCTTGCCTGAAAAAGTAATGAAAGACTGCGAGTTGTGTTTGCGCAAAGATAACTGTGATGAAATTGCGATGGATTTCATTATAAAACAAACATCTAGCTTAAGTATTCCGTGTAAATTCGTGGCTTAA
- a CDS encoding argininosuccinate synthase — translation MSKIKKVVLAYSGGLDTSAIVPWLKENYGCEVVAFVADVGQGEEELVGVEEKAIASGASECYIVDLKEEMVSDYIYPTLKTGAIYEGTYLLGTSMARPIIAKAQVEIARKVGADALSHGCTGKGNDQVRFESCFSALAPDLKVIAPWREWSLSSRESLLDYLAERNIPCAASATKIYSRDANAWHISHEGGELEDPWNEPSDQVWTMTNSPEAAPDQPEYVSVLIEKGEIIGVNGERYSPYQCLVKLNEIAAPHGVGRVDIVENRLVGMKSRGCYETPGGTVMMAALQAIDELILDKSCRKWKTALSEEFAHLVYDGRWFTPLKDSILAAAESFAQQATGEVVLKLYKGHVHAVQKQSINSLYSEDFATFGEDDVYDQSHAEGFIRLFSLSSRIAALNKQKQS, via the coding sequence ATCAGCGATTGTGCCATGGTTAAAAGAGAACTACGGTTGTGAAGTTGTCGCCTTTGTTGCCGATGTAGGTCAGGGTGAAGAAGAACTGGTTGGGGTTGAAGAAAAGGCAATCGCATCGGGTGCCTCTGAGTGCTATATCGTCGACTTAAAAGAAGAAATGGTTAGCGACTATATTTATCCAACCCTAAAAACTGGCGCTATCTATGAAGGGACATATTTACTGGGTACTTCGATGGCGCGTCCTATTATCGCCAAAGCACAAGTTGAAATCGCTCGTAAAGTTGGCGCGGATGCACTTTCTCATGGTTGTACAGGCAAGGGGAATGATCAGGTGCGTTTTGAATCTTGCTTCTCAGCGCTTGCGCCTGACCTTAAAGTGATAGCTCCATGGCGTGAGTGGTCGTTATCAAGTCGTGAATCGCTGCTTGACTATCTGGCTGAGCGTAATATCCCTTGTGCAGCCTCTGCCACCAAAATTTACAGTCGTGATGCCAATGCTTGGCATATTTCTCACGAAGGTGGTGAATTGGAAGATCCATGGAATGAGCCAAGCGATCAGGTTTGGACCATGACTAATTCTCCAGAAGCCGCACCGGATCAGCCTGAATATGTGTCGGTATTAATCGAAAAGGGTGAAATCATCGGTGTTAACGGTGAGCGTTACAGTCCTTATCAGTGTCTAGTTAAGTTAAACGAGATTGCAGCACCGCACGGTGTTGGTCGTGTGGATATCGTTGAAAACCGCCTCGTCGGCATGAAATCTCGTGGCTGTTATGAAACACCGGGGGGCACTGTGATGATGGCTGCGTTACAAGCGATAGATGAGCTGATCTTAGACAAATCTTGTCGTAAATGGAAAACCGCGCTTAGCGAAGAGTTTGCACACTTAGTCTATGACGGTCGCTGGTTTACCCCACTGAAAGATTCAATTCTAGCTGCCGCAGAGTCTTTCGCACAGCAGGCAACTGGCGAGGTGGTACTTAAGCTTTATAAAGGCCATGTACATGCAGTGCAAAAGCAATCAATCAATAGCTTATACAGCGAAGATTTTGCCACATTTGGTGAAGATGACGTATATGACCAATCTCATGCGGAGGGATTCATTCGTCTATTCTCATTATCTAGCCGGATAGCGGCATTAAACAAGCAAAAGCAGTCTTAA